The DNA sequence ACATTTTTACTGATATGCCCGGTTAATATTCCAGAAATGCATTGCAATGTGCATGGATAGATTCATGGACTCCTGGAATTTGGTGTCTCGAACGTACGGTCAACGGCTGCAGAGGGAACGTAACGCATCGTAGTGGGGTGCAGTGCACTGTTTGTTGTTCCCTTGAGATAATAATTGTAGAGctaatttgttaaataaaagtgaattctCGTTCAAGAGCAAGTTCTTGAGACAGGATGACGACACAGTTTTTATGTTGCGGCTTGTTGCCCACATTTGCAAGCAATGCTGGTAGTTGCCTTCAGTGGACGTATACACTTCGAAGGCACTGACAAACTAAAGAAATGTAGTTAGGATCGAGCTTCCTCCgggaatgaattttttggtaggTAACAACGATTTCATGGAAAGTTCAGATTCCTCGtgagttttgttttatttatagtCCTACGTTTTAAAGGTAAAAATCCTCGAGAGATTCCGAAATTTACAATTGCTCAAGGGCAACCGCTTCTCAAAAATTACGAATCCAGTTTCCAGTCAACGTTATTGGATCTGAATCTTACATTGTGATTAAGTGATAAATTTACGGTTTTTTAACTTATTTAAAGACAAGGTATAACTCCACATGGGGGCTCAACCAGGATAAGACCTTGGATAAACTAAACTCTTCAAAGATAGTATCGTTAATAGACGGCTTGAACGGTTTGAAACATGCCTAATTGTTACTTAGTTCCTGAATAATTGCTGAATtgataatttgaataattgcatcagatttccaaaaacttctttttttttaattcgatgatatcacggtgagcttgaaaaacGTTTGAATAAAAAAGTTCTTGCATATATTCACTTTGGCTGTGCAAGATTGTTTGTGGGGTCgagacaaaactttttttgttccgACACAAGGCAGTGTTAactgtaaatttaaaaaataattgtccaAAACGAGTCATTTCcagaaaatggtgaaaaataCTGCTGCATATGAGCGTctctttatttttaatcgattgacAACATGATTCACAGACAAAAATCCTGGattagatttaaatctttttcggattacatataggaccaaatttatttttggattgaaatctaatttttccaaagattacttgcatttaatctttcgaaaataatctgtcgatggattagatcgaaatcttccaagagatttcattttttttattttgaaattaaaattttttttccaaaatttatttgaatattggaGTCAGacttatttgttttatttattctgaaattggaaattttatttgtttaattgaaattaaatgtttttttttttacttactatgatcaggatttgaactcgttcacCTCGGTATCTCCGTATCTCCAGTCCTGTACTTTACCACTGAGCTATTGGGTTCTTAATCTTAGCAAGATTattttcgaaccgttgttgtggagattttactctttcaaagattaaaaaataatcttctgaacgaaacctttgtaccaactgaggtaaccatcatagtaaacgagttcaaatcctaatcgaaggcaacatttttttttcatttttccaattatttaattaactaTTATCATAAATCTGTATGAGCAACGATAAGGAAGTTGAGCCTggcaaaactattgaaaagtaACATAAGCgtatagaaaatattattgctactatcaattttagcCATTTTAACCCGAAACGcaatctatcgaaagatttaagttttgtaatctttgaaaaaagattgaaacgaaatctttcaaaatatttaaaatattcgtaatctttccgtagattaaacatttaatccgAATTTTTTCTGTGTTCTAGGTAAAACTTCGTTCTACAGTGTCCCTCTAAAgtctttgattttatttacacCAACAACTTAGTCCTATCTTTTGACACAATTCGGTAGTTTGTGTCAGCTTTATGCATAAAACAACGCGTTGATAAAACCAAAGATTTTAGGGACATATAGAACGATTTTTTACCTAACTCATGTTGtccatcgattaaaaataaagagacgatgcaacaatatttttcacaattttctagaaaattaaaaaattgtatggagATGACTCCTTTTggacaattatttttaaaatttaccgTTATTGCCTTGTGTtggaacaaaaaagttttgtgtcGACCCCACAAACACTTTTGCACAGCCAAGCTCACGGTGACGAGGAATGAAATTCCCGATGCTAGGTTGGAAGAGATGAAAGTAAATATGAAATAAACGCTGAATTCACTACGATATATTTGAATATGTTTTATgtaaacatgaaaaaactataTATAGAAAACGTTCGTAACGCTTGCcaccacgataactcgagtctTTCAAAATAGTTATTGACGTGTCTCTGGTGGATGGTATATTTTTCGCtggttgtagcccgaacgaaatGAGGCGACAAGCGAAGGTGCCTAAAGTAAAAACATTCcgaaatttatgcccaaggcatgaaaattttttttaattgaagaaGAATGAAAATTGTGAGGTCAGATCCGTAGGTAATATCAGAGTAGTGAGATATAGGAGTAATTCTCCATAGAATATTTTTGCCTTGTTACCacaataacttgagtaaaccttcaatgattttcatttttttttcaatcgacGAAGAATACGTTTTCTGGGGTTGACTTGGTACATGGATATATTGAAGTATTGAGATGGaagtattttatttaaaaaaaatcgatggaagaagtttttttttacatttctcgaTAACATGCACTGCAGGATAAGCATTAGAGAGAGTAAAGTTAGAGGTCAGAGTGAAGCGAGGTGAATTAGTGAAAATACCCTATCGCTTCAGCGctcacggtgtggttgaatggaGCTTAATTAAACATGTCGtcgcaaatttgatatttttggatattcttAGTCTGCTTGTGACCCTGAACaacgttccacaaaaatttttgattttcatccgtgcaGTCAGGAGCACCCAGAGTGCTCTGTGGGTGCGATAGAGCTGATTGGGGTTGCAATCGATAGGGTATGGAATTTTAATAGTcatagtacaaaaaaaaaattcccatgGATTCAAGGTGGACAGGTGGCGACTcattgaagttgaaaaatgacgaTCTTTGAAAGGTTCTACAGGCGTAGATACTTGAGTCACAGAGGTGGTAATTAGTTGTACAAGTAGAGAGATATTAGCTCTAccaatatcaaaaaaattacttttccaaattttctacGTAGCAACTTTATAgtggttcaaaatttttctctcttttttggccatatttGTGAAACTCAGCAACACCTCAGTCACACTCTTGATAGTTTTTCGCAGCCAAAATGCATGGATTTGTTTTGCTGTTagtctcagctttccaacaacACCCCACTTGCTATATCTCTGATCAACAGTGCCATTCTATTGAGTGCCTAAGTGAGGTAAGTccatctacgacgaaattttaagcATGACTTCAGAAAACGGTGGGGATGATTTGTTTGATTGCGATTtataaaaagaattattaaactacataaaaaaagcaaaatattacTGATATTTGGCCTCTATTACCGTTTTCTGAAGTCATgcttaaaatttcgtcgtagatggACTTACCTCACTTAGGCACTCAATAGAACGGCACTGTTGACCAGAGATATAGCAAGTGGGGTgttgttggaaagctgagactAGCAGCAACACAAATCCATGCAGTTTGGCTGCGAAAAACTATCAAGAGTGTGACTGAGGTGTTGTTGAGTTTCACaaatatggccaaaaaagagagaaaaattttgaaccacTATAAAGTTGCTACgtagaaaatttggaaaagtaattttttggatATTGGTAGAGCTAATATCTCTCTACTTGTACAACTAATTACCACCTCTGTGACTCAAGTATCCACGCCTGTAGAACCTTTCAAAGAtcgtcatttttcaacttcaatgAGTCGCCACCTGTCCACCTTGAATccatgggattttttttttgtactatgACTATTAAAATTCCATACCCTATCAATTGCAACCCCAATCAGTTCTATTGCACCCACAGAGCACTCTAGGGAGCCTTGGTACGGGTGCTCCGGACtgcacggatgaaaatcaaaaatttttgtggaacgttCTTCAGGGTCACAAGCAGACTaagaatatccaaaaatatcaaatttgcgacgacatgtttaattaaactccattcaaccacaccgtgcgCTATTTAGTGGACAAGAAAAGCGTGAACTTTTATATCTTTATTTTCCCCGTGTTTGAGTCATAAACATTAAGGATATTAATTTAGTGGAATACATGTAAAGATAGTCGCTTCTCTGGTGTATGTGGGAGGAATAGATCGAATCGAACGAATAAAACTATCGGTTTGCGGTCCCTTCACGatcaaataaatatatttttataaattcaaaattggaaaCGTTTCAGTTAAGGGATCTGACGAGTGGCGgatgtttttaaatttcgttgacaagGCACAAAGGCTTTTCAAAAAGACAATCTGAggatttttaatgattttatgaGGATTATCTACGATTTTGAGAGATTTGAGAGTTgctggattttctttttaagttttgaggattttcttagAATTCCAAGGATTCCAAGGGTGTGGGGATGTGTGGGAATGAAGCCAAAATTAAGCCGATTGCTTTCCATCATTCTTACATCATTTCTTGAGAAAATTTAGTGTAAGCTTTCGTTCTTGTTTAGAATAACAGCTAGTCTACGTAcgaaattctctcacaaaatCGTGAATCTCCTCTGCGCTGCGTTTTTGTTTTACCTTTTAGACTAGATGTAGACTgcaacattttccttttttgtgcTGCCAAACGCTTCATTTTGTCGATAGTAATCAAATAAAAGTCTCTGACTCGaatttgttccattttttgttttcatttttctttaaatattatattttcataaatttttctaatattCAATCATCGAATATATACCGAGTTCAATCTTCTAAAAATCATTCTGTAAATATAATTAAGTTTTGTGTTTTCCAGTTCCATAACCAAATCACAAAATCATTAAGCAGCACtttgaaaaatcaatcaatttttcgttttggtaaattcaataattaatCAATCGTCAACAactaatttcattcaaattcaaatgttttccGCCTTGCCATTTCTGTCCGTCGAATCCGAAACGGAAacggaaaacaaataaaattgaaaaatctaaacAAAACACCGGCTGGGGCACACACaattaattcaaatacaattttGCATTAGATGTGTCTCCTTAACAGAAaaccgaaaaacaaaaacctcgaataaaaaacaaaattaattcaaatccAACCAAGGATGCTTTAAACATTGCGCTGCTGTGGCTCGTTCATTAGGATTGAATGCAAGCATTGGttgtaaaaattctgaaaattttcttgccTCATTAGGATCCCAGTCATATTTCTCCACTAGGACATTGTAGAGACTCCATGGCTTTAGTTTTGTTATGTTTCGTAAATTACCTGAAAATCAATTCACTCAGTCAATGCCTTCCCGTAATAATATCGTTGCGTCGGTCCGTCGGTACATACCATAactagtaaaatattttagtccATGCTTTCCCCGAAAAATTAGACTAGGCGGTATGACACCCAATAATTCTATGATATGAGCTAAATGGTCTTCGTCCCGTGTATAGTCGTCGCCACCGTGCGGATCGAACAAATAATCGCCAGTTGCCAATTCAAATGCCAGACAGGCCGTGCTCCAAATGTCGGCGGTATAGTTATACGGTGCACCAAGTAATACTTCAATGGATCGATACTGACGCGTCTGAATGTCTTCGGTGAAATGATGATACTGAAACGAACGATTCTCGTTGCTTTTCTGTCACGATTGATTCATTTCGGTAATCGCTTACGTCATAGCATGCGTTTCCCAGATCTGCAATCTTGACCCGAACGTTGCTGCTGTTGATTAACGTTTGAATTGCATTCGAGTACGACTGGGTAGATGGAATGTTTACTTTGCTCTCTGGCTCATCGCGGCTGTTCGATGTTATCAACTGGAACAGAGATAGATCATTATCATCTATCTCCAGCCGAAAGATTGCGACTACTCACCATCTTCCCTGCATGACTTTGACTATTTTTACGCTCCATTTTGTATCGGTTAACGATACTGGCAGTTGCACCGAAATTCGAAATGTCCTCATCGTAATTATCCAAATTAAATCGGTAATAGCTCGACGAAGCCGTTGATGGTGGATCTTCTTCCGAGGTCGTTGAAATGTCTAGACTTGTGGCATTCGTCGATTGAGTATTTGTGGTGGTTGTTGTATTGGTCGATGAAACAGTCAGTTTAGACttgtttctctttttttcgAATGCACTCACTGGAATGGGagggttgttgttgttatcaAACTGACAattatacaaatattttcggaTTTCCCACACTTACCATATGAGTCCGGAAACTCAACGCCCTGCACTTTTAGACTTGCTATTTCGTCATCGATCTGTTGGTTCATTGCAGCAGCATTATCGATTACCAGTAAGATATTCTCGGGTTTAATGTCCGTGTGGATAATATTGCATTTGGTATGTAGATATTCTAGGCCTTGCAGCACCTGAAAagtgatttcaaaaatttaacttctGCTCTTCAAGTTCTAATTGGTATGGCAGAAATGTGCTGATAGCCGAGTCAACACTTATACGAGGAGCTGCGGGAGGACAGGAAAAGTATGCCGTTCAAAGATACTTTCATGTTTTCCAGCAACTCCCTGATCCGAGGCCGAAAAAGAACTCATCAGCATTCTAGTAGGAGGACGGCGTTAGACTCATACGAATGTCCGGGTTTTattacgaaaaataaatttgtggaCAATCGGGCATAGAGACGACCTCGATTTAAAATTAGATCCACTGAAAATGTGAAACTTCATTGCTGTAGCAAGGAAAGAGGTTCCACTGAATTATAGTCCCAAGAAGAGTTCCAGAGCCTTAGAGTTCCAAACGAGTTGTGTTGTTATCAGAGGGTAGCCTAGGTCTATCGAATGCTTTACAAAAAACCCCGTTACTCACCTGCTTAATGATCGATTTGACTTGTTGTATTGCCAGACCTTGATAATTGTTTTTGACAATCAATTTGTACAGACTGCATCCCAGTGCTTCAAACACAATACAGGTATGCACTCCATTTACTCCCCTTACTGTAAAATGGTTAAGAAGACGTACGATTTTTCCGGCAAACGGATCGTATGGCGCTGCATCGCGTATTACTTCCAAGAGACGAATTTCATCCGTCGCCGTTTCTGTATAATGTGTGGCACTTTTAACAACCTTTAATGCCACGTATTTCTCACATCTGAAAAGGCATAATCGGATCAAAATTGGATGTGTGGTGGGAGGgaaattctttaattttctcgccacaaaattttttaaaataaaatttgaggaaactgaaaatttccgttaaatttttagaataatTCGTCGGAATTGCGCTGAGTGTGCGTCCGACATGCATTCATCATTGTTAGGTTTAGTCAAGTACTGTCCTAACATCATTCCCTGTCTATCTCAGTTTGTACTTACTCAATGTCACGGCACAGCCAAACCGTTGAAAAATGGCCCCAACCAAGCTTTCGAACAACACGATATCGATTATCGAACACATCGCCAATGACAATCTGTTTACGAAAAGAATtgatttcattaaatgaacctgtccaacgcacttcaagcatgagtagtactttaaatagagtactaaaactggacagtgtatcgaacaaattttggcactgtaaaaaaattcggacacttttttcatACGAAGTAGtattctatttggcagctgccatttatagcacttttgcttgaagtgcgttgacctGTCACATActgctattcatctgttatcgataacgacgacaaaataGAGACAATCTCTGGGTAATTGTGAtcctttatacagtaaaatgcatgttaaaaaaattgaagtaccagatttgaaatcaacagattaaaaatactttcttTTAACATCACATTTTCAATCCAAAAATTGGCTACCATAGAATCACATAGAAATGAAAAGCTTAAAGAAAACTTACCGGATGATAACCGCCTCGACAGTACTGTGAAGCATCTTCTTGCTCTTCATCCGATCCGTACAAACTGCTGTCTGGTGATCCAGGGTATACATCTTTTACCGACGAAATGGATGCACGAGGCTCTGATCTgaaatcgaaataatttttagcgCGTCAcgtaaaatacaaattgaaattttgcgaAAGTATTCTGAATTGACAAATTGACAAGAGAAACATGTCGAGCTTGACCGTTCATCTAAATCGGTGAAGTGATCTAGAAATAGCTTTTCGTatttacatttacaacaatttatttaccgTGTTCGAGTGCTTTGTTTGAACGGATAGTTTTAAGAGTGAAGTTAACATAGATATAGTACATTACGCACCAGCCTCCGAGTACATGTTTTGACTTGGAGGAAGTTTGTGAGCCGAGTCGCAGAGACAAAacaatcctattctatcttattcgcgcttcaaatacgagcaaaacgagctatcactcgactatgtaactttaaaattgccggagatacatcgttttgaagttggtcattttgatagaaaatgcaccaaattaacgttttccaaacaatcaaaatctttcaacttactctgtatgtttctatctgtctgtctgtctatctgtctatctatcgacggtcgatctcggaaactagtcagccaatctccatgaaattttgcaggaacctcagggtgggcataaaaatgaaaatgtgatacgccattaccccaggaaaaaccagaattttgttttattggcctcgaagttgtttctgagtgtggttttcgagggtcgggaacgcgttttcggctgtagcttagctgtattgaaacctacagaggcatgcgacccatcaaatgaaaggtattcgtatcacgattcgaacaaaaaaataattaaaaaaatcggggcagattcgtttgagctagagtgattagagtgaccaaattttgagctactcgagcgtaggatgaaaggactaatatttttttgggttatgagagatagagaattactttcttcggcaaagtctcagagtttt is a window from the Bradysia coprophila strain Holo2 unplaced genomic scaffold, BU_Bcop_v1 contig_94, whole genome shotgun sequence genome containing:
- the LOC119085024 gene encoding SRSF protein kinase 3-like, with protein sequence MHRRTNSQASVISLDSAEYFQTLFGTQCPSDNGHHRQNKIRSTLQSKPSAESIKYPHVVNPNYPPVKSKTTQLTDSSSPILYRTSELITSNLKLENWFHKTVSNDRLFTDHQQFINTDDNQLQHLGLCCAHIVGFVAVIILLSQYFGIRIVEKCENSNGSPRTIFDVIVDPVNIDAVFEFNYIDEYVKWKKHSTKVIRKSSTVIGINDSGWGGVGQSFRDKTGLKREWLLKKRKCVSVGPVLVEIECPVRLDHDDRNVNDSDNGKCAENKLVKRKESDGNSTTGSYTTCYVSEPRASISSVKDVYPGSPDSSLYGSDEEQEDASQYCRGGYHPIVIGDVFDNRYRVVRKLGWGHFSTVWLCRDIECEKYVALKVVKSATHYTETATDEIRLLEVIRDAAPYDPFAGKIVRLLNHFTVRGVNGVHTCIVFEALGCSLYKLIVKNNYQGLAIQQVKSIIKQVLQGLEYLHTKCNIIHTDIKPENILLVIDNAAAMNQQIDDEIASLKVQGVEFPDSYVSAFEKKRNKSKLTVSSTNTTTTTNTQSTNATSLDISTTSEEDPPSTASSSYYRFNLDNYDEDISNFGATASIVNRYKMERKNSQSHAGKMLITSNSRDEPESKVNIPSTQSYSNAIQTLINSSNVRVKIADLGNACYDYHHFTEDIQTRQYRSIEVLLGAPYNYTADIWSTACLAFELATGDYLFDPHGGDDYTRDEDHLAHIIELLGVIPPSLIFRGKHGLKYFTSYGNLRNITKLKPWSLYNVLVEKYDWDPNEARKFSEFLQPMLAFNPNERATAAQCLKHPWLDLN